One region of Seriola aureovittata isolate HTS-2021-v1 ecotype China chromosome 15, ASM2101889v1, whole genome shotgun sequence genomic DNA includes:
- the cct8 gene encoding T-complex protein 1 subunit theta isoform X1, with amino-acid sequence MALHVPKAPGFAQMLKDGAKHYSGLEEAVFRNIRACKELSQTTRTAYGPNGMNKMVINHLEKLFVTNDAATILRELEVQHPAAKMIVMASHMQEQEVGDGTNFVLVFAGALLELAEELLRMGLSVSEVIEGYEMACRKTLEILPDCVCSSAKNLHDVKEATSLIRTAVMSKQYGNEDFLASLIAQACVSILPESGNFNVDSVRVCKILGCGVTASSMLHGMVFKKEAEGDITSVKDAKIAIFSCPFDCMVTETKGTVLINNAQELMDFSKGEEDMMEAQVKAIKETGANVVVTGGKVADMALHYANKYKLMVVRLNSKWDLRRLCKTVGAVALPRMTAPTPEEMGHCDSVYLTEVGDTQVVVFKHEKEDCAISTVVVRGSTDNLLDDIERAVDDGVNTFKVLVRDKRLVPGAGATEIELAKQITSYGESCPGLEQYSIKKFAEAFEALPRALAENSGVKGSELISKLYSAHHEGNKNMGFDIEGEGPALKDMLEGGIMEPYLVKHWGIKLATNAAITVLRVDQIIMAKAAGGPKAPKQRGHWDKDGWDEEPDHFDTHH; translated from the exons ATGGCCCTTCACGTTCCCAAAGCTCCGGGCTTTGCCCAAATGTTGAAGGATGGTGCCAAG CACTATTCTGGACTTGAGGAGGCAGTCTTTCGTAACATCAGAGCCTGTAAGGAGCTTTCTCAGACCACACGCACCGCCTATGGTCCAAACG GTATGAACAAAATGGTCATCAACCACTTGGAGAAGCTGTTTGTCACCAATGATGCTGCAACAATTCTCAGAGAGCTTGAG GTGCAGCATCCAGCAGCCAAAATGATTGTGATGGCATCCCACATGCAAGAGCAGGAGGTCGGAGACGGTACAAACTTTGTCCTGGTGTTTGCCGGAGCTCTGCTGGAGCTGGCCGAAGAGCTGCTCAGGATGGGCCTGTCCGTGTCAGAG GTGATTGAAGGCTATGAGATGGCATGTAGGAAGACTCTGGAGATCCTGCCAGACTGCGTATGTTCCTCAGCCAAGAACCTCCATGATGTTAAAGAGGCTACATCTCTGATCCGTACAGCAGTCATGAGTAAACAGTATGGCAATGAAGATTTCCTTGCCAGCCTCATTGCACAGGCCTGTG TCTCCATCTTGCCAGAGTCCGGCAATTTCAATGTTGATAGCGTCAGAGTATGCAAGATTTTG GGTTGTGGGGTGACGGCATCCTCCATGCTACATGGCATGGTTTTTAAGAAGGAGGCAGAGGGTGACATCACATCTGTTAAAGATGCAAAGATTGCAATCTTCTCCTGCCCCTTTGACTGCATGGTGACAGAGACCAAG GGCACAGTGCTGATAAACAATGCACAGGAGCTCATGGACTTCAGCAAGGGAGAGGAGGATATGATGGAGGCCCAGGTGAAGGCCATCAAGGAGACTGGTGCCAACGTGGTGGTTACTGGGGGGAAAGTGGCTGACATGGCGCTACACTATGCCAACAAGTACAAGCTCATGGTGGTGAG GCTTAACTCCAAGTGGGACCTCAGGAGGTTATGTAAGACTGTAGGAGCTGTAGCACTGCCCAGGATG ACGGCTCCAACTCCTGAGGAGATGGGTCACTGTGACAGTGTGTACCTGACAGAGGTGGGGGACACTCAGGTGGTGGTCTTCAAACATG agaaagaggacTGTGCCATCTCAACGGTGGTGGTCAGAGGTTCCACTGACAACCTGTTGGATGACATTGAGAGGGCTGTAGATGATGGAGTCAACACCTTCAAGGTTCTGGTCAGG GACAAGCGCCTGGTTCCTGGAGCAGGAGCCACTGAGATTGAGCTGGCCAAACAGATCACCTCATATGGAGAG TCCTGCCCTGGTCTGGAGCAGTATTCCATTAAAAAGTTTGCTGAGGCTTTCGAGGCGTTGCCACGTGCACTGGCTGAGAACTCTGGTGTGAAGGGGAGCGAGCTCATCTCTAAACTGTACTCTGCACATCACgagggaaacaaaaacatgggCTTTGACATtgag GGAGAGGGCCCCGCCTTGAAGGACATGCTTGAAGGTGGCATTATGGAGCCTTACCTGGTCAAACACTGGGGCATCAAACTGGCCACCAATGCTGCCATCACAGTACTTAGAGTTGATCAG
- the cct8 gene encoding T-complex protein 1 subunit theta isoform X2: protein MALHVPKAPGFAQMLKDGAKHYSGLEEAVFRNIRACKELSQTTRTAYGPNGMNKMVINHLEKLFVTNDAATILRELEVQHPAAKMIVMASHMQEQEVGDGTNFVLVFAGALLELAEELLRMGLSVSEVIEGYEMACRKTLEILPDCVCSSAKNLHDVKEATSLIRTAVMSKQYGNEDFLASLIAQACVSILPESGNFNVDSVRVCKILGCGVTASSMLHGMVFKKEAEGDITSVKDAKIAIFSCPFDCMVTETKGTVLINNAQELMDFSKGEEDMMEAQVKAIKETGANVVVTGGKVADMALHYANKYKLMVVRLNSKWDLRRLCKTVGAVALPRMTAPTPEEMGHCDSVYLTEVGDTQVVVFKHEKEDCAISTVVVRGSTDNLLDDIERAVDDGVNTFKVLVRDKRLVPGAGATEIELAKQITSYGESCPGLEQYSIKKFAEAFEALPRALAENSGVKGSELISKLYSAHHEGNKNMGFDIEGEGPALKDMLEGGIMEPYLVKHWGIKLATNAAITVLRVDQIIMAKPAGGPKAPQGRKDFDEDD, encoded by the exons ATGGCCCTTCACGTTCCCAAAGCTCCGGGCTTTGCCCAAATGTTGAAGGATGGTGCCAAG CACTATTCTGGACTTGAGGAGGCAGTCTTTCGTAACATCAGAGCCTGTAAGGAGCTTTCTCAGACCACACGCACCGCCTATGGTCCAAACG GTATGAACAAAATGGTCATCAACCACTTGGAGAAGCTGTTTGTCACCAATGATGCTGCAACAATTCTCAGAGAGCTTGAG GTGCAGCATCCAGCAGCCAAAATGATTGTGATGGCATCCCACATGCAAGAGCAGGAGGTCGGAGACGGTACAAACTTTGTCCTGGTGTTTGCCGGAGCTCTGCTGGAGCTGGCCGAAGAGCTGCTCAGGATGGGCCTGTCCGTGTCAGAG GTGATTGAAGGCTATGAGATGGCATGTAGGAAGACTCTGGAGATCCTGCCAGACTGCGTATGTTCCTCAGCCAAGAACCTCCATGATGTTAAAGAGGCTACATCTCTGATCCGTACAGCAGTCATGAGTAAACAGTATGGCAATGAAGATTTCCTTGCCAGCCTCATTGCACAGGCCTGTG TCTCCATCTTGCCAGAGTCCGGCAATTTCAATGTTGATAGCGTCAGAGTATGCAAGATTTTG GGTTGTGGGGTGACGGCATCCTCCATGCTACATGGCATGGTTTTTAAGAAGGAGGCAGAGGGTGACATCACATCTGTTAAAGATGCAAAGATTGCAATCTTCTCCTGCCCCTTTGACTGCATGGTGACAGAGACCAAG GGCACAGTGCTGATAAACAATGCACAGGAGCTCATGGACTTCAGCAAGGGAGAGGAGGATATGATGGAGGCCCAGGTGAAGGCCATCAAGGAGACTGGTGCCAACGTGGTGGTTACTGGGGGGAAAGTGGCTGACATGGCGCTACACTATGCCAACAAGTACAAGCTCATGGTGGTGAG GCTTAACTCCAAGTGGGACCTCAGGAGGTTATGTAAGACTGTAGGAGCTGTAGCACTGCCCAGGATG ACGGCTCCAACTCCTGAGGAGATGGGTCACTGTGACAGTGTGTACCTGACAGAGGTGGGGGACACTCAGGTGGTGGTCTTCAAACATG agaaagaggacTGTGCCATCTCAACGGTGGTGGTCAGAGGTTCCACTGACAACCTGTTGGATGACATTGAGAGGGCTGTAGATGATGGAGTCAACACCTTCAAGGTTCTGGTCAGG GACAAGCGCCTGGTTCCTGGAGCAGGAGCCACTGAGATTGAGCTGGCCAAACAGATCACCTCATATGGAGAG TCCTGCCCTGGTCTGGAGCAGTATTCCATTAAAAAGTTTGCTGAGGCTTTCGAGGCGTTGCCACGTGCACTGGCTGAGAACTCTGGTGTGAAGGGGAGCGAGCTCATCTCTAAACTGTACTCTGCACATCACgagggaaacaaaaacatgggCTTTGACATtgag GGAGAGGGCCCCGCCTTGAAGGACATGCTTGAAGGTGGCATTATGGAGCCTTACCTGGTCAAACACTGGGGCATCAAACTGGCCACCAATGCTGCCATCACAGTACTTAGAGTTGATCAG